In Rhinolophus sinicus isolate RSC01 linkage group LG01, ASM3656204v1, whole genome shotgun sequence, the genomic stretch cctccctgctcacctgatctggcccccaatgacttctttctttaccagaagataaaggaaatactgaaaggaagacattttgatgacattccggacatcaagggtaatacaacaacagctctgatggccattccagaaaaagagttccaaaattgctttgaagggtggactaggcactggcattggtgcatagattcccaaggggagcacttcgaaggtgactgtagtgatattcagcaatgaggtatgtagcactttttctaggatgagttcgcgaacttcattgtcagaccttgtagttCATGACTGGGGTGAGATTATTATCTGCACACTCATGAGCTCTCTGTATGTCACAAAGCTGGTTGGCACTAGGAACATAAAATGGATGATAGAATGTAAATTCAATAAAATCTCAAGAGGCAGTAATTAAAAACCAAATCTAGTAAGATTAAATTCAATAGGGCTAAATACATGGTTCTGCCCTTATAATTGAATTAAATTTCGTAAACATTTATGTAGCCTCTACTCTATATCATATTCCGTATAAAATCCTGGGGGTGAAAAGTTGGATAAGAAGCAGTCCCTACTCTGGAAGACCTTCCTTCCCTTAAAAAAGTGACTGCCCAAGTAAAAGATATGTCCTTGACATTCTGTCTCCCTCACGTAGACCCTCCTTGCCCACTATAGGACCAATAGGTTAGGTTTCCTTCCTGCCCAGCCTCCACACCAGACTGGATTGGAGATTGATGGCTCAGCAGCAACTCGCAGGAAACACTCTGAAGAATTCTGGGGATGTCTGTCTTTCTTCTGGGCTTCCCAGCACATGGACCCCTTCGATTTGGGGAAAATTCACtaacatatgatttttttttttttttttttttttgcattttttaaattttatttcaaaaggtgGTGATTAAGGGTCAGGAAGTACAGTGACATGGAAGGACGAAAATGGAAcatgtaaaaggaaaatatttttgctagatttcattttcagtttcaaaTCTTTCCaacaatttttttagtttttacacCAAAAAAGGAATCAATACTTTTCATTCCACTCTTGTCAACTTTAGCCAAAGCCTTCTGAGCTGcagtcattttgctatttttcttttcagtcttcaAATCTTTAGTATTAAACTTAGTGTAATCTTCTTTTGCTTCTACGGGCTCATCTGATAACTTTACTTTCTTTGAAGGAGGGTTTGGCATTGAAGCTGAAGGTTCTGGAAGCTTTAAATGTTTAGCTAAGTCATCACTTAATTCTTTAGGAATGTAATCAGATATCAGACCATGGGCATAACAAATATAATCCTCTTCCTTGTCACTGGAAACTTGGTGGCTGGAGAAAAATGCACTTGACTGTACCCGGGCACCGACATTTATGTGATTGGTTTTTAATGCTGCCATAGTCTGATTTACCTTTTTTTCCAGCCACTTTAATGTCTTCTCTTTGCtgtatttgtaatatttctttttgtctatttccttttcctctgtcaCGTGTTGAAGTAATTTCTCAAGTTCAGGAAGTTTGAGCAGTAAGATGCAATCTGGAAACATGTCATCCACCACAACTTGATCTAGAGGCTGAAACTTTCCCTCTTTATCAGCCTTTTTAAGGTAGTAGAGAAGCAAAAATAGAGGGTCCATGGGTGTGGCAAGGTGGAGAAGACCACCTGATTGAACTGATTGATTTATAAACCAAGAATGGTGTTTTTCcctgaaaacttttatttcaaacaGCTGCTGTGGACACATATTGAACAAGTAAAGGGCTCCTTCCCCTAAACATGGGTTGACCAATTTTACAAACATAAgcccacttttcattttctttgaagcaTCTTTTAAACATTCTGGAAGCAGGAACACGGCCATGCCGCCCGCCTTCGCCCGGGGCCCTAGCGCGGCGCCTGG encodes the following:
- the LOC141567228 gene encoding ribonuclease H2 subunit B produces the protein MKSGLMFVKLVNPCLGEGALYLFNMCPQQLFEIKVFREKHHSWFINQSVQSGGLLHLATPMDPLFLLLYYLKKADKEGKFQPLDQVVVDDMFPDCILLLKLPELEKLLQHVTEEKEIDKKKYYKYSKEKTLKWLEKKVNQTMAALKTNHINVGARVQSSAFFSSHQVSSDKEEDYICYAHGLISDYIPKELSDDLAKHLKLPEPSASMPNPPSKKVKLSDEPVEAKEDYTKFNTKDLKTEKKNSKMTAAQKALAKVDKSGMKSIDSFFGVKTKKIVGKI